In one window of Hemicordylus capensis ecotype Gifberg chromosome 10, rHemCap1.1.pri, whole genome shotgun sequence DNA:
- the SENP8 gene encoding sentrin-specific protease 8 produces the protein MDPVVLSYMDSLLRQSDVSLLDPPCWLNDHIIGFAFEYFASGQFRDFASQVCFIGPEVAQFIKCTASQEELALFLEPLDLPHKKVVFLAINDNSSQAAGGTHWSLLVYSQDKDCFAHYDSHTRSNSVHAKRVAGKLEAFLGQKGKIAFVEEKAPAQQNSYDCGMYVICNTEALCQEYFQGQQEPVLQLLTPSYITGKREEWKKLIAELARK, from the coding sequence ATGGACCCTGTTGTCCTAAGCTACATGGACAGTTTGCTGAGGCAGTCAGATGTCTCGTTGCTGGATCCTCCCTGCTGGCTTAATGACCACATCATCGGATTCGCCTTTGAGTACTTTGCAAGTGGCCAGTTCCGCGACTTCGCCAGTCAAGTGTGCTTCATTGGCCCAGAGGTGGCTCAGTTCATCAAGTGCACGGCCAGCCAGGAGGAACTAGCCCTGTTCCTTGAGCCGTTGGACCTCCCCCACAAGAAGGTTGTGTTCCTGGCCATCAACGACAACTCCAGCCAGGCTGCTGGTGGCACTCACTGGAGCCTGCTGGTTTACTCCCAGGACAAAGACTGCTTTGCTCACTACGATTCTCATACCAGGAGCAATTCTGTCCATGCCAAACGGGTAGCAGGGAAGCTGGAGGCCTTTCTCGGCCAAAAAGGCAAGATTGCTTTTGTGGAGGAGAAGGCTCCTGCCCAGCAGAACAGCTATGACTGTGGGATGTACGTTATCTGTAACACAGAGGCCCTGTGTCAGGAATACTTCCAAGGACAGCAGGAGCCCGTGCTGCAGCTCCTGACTCCTTCTTATATAACCGGTAAGAGAGAGGAATGGAAGAAACTCATTGCCGAGCTTGCTCGGAAGTGA